A genomic window from Lycium ferocissimum isolate CSIRO_LF1 unplaced genomic scaffold, AGI_CSIRO_Lferr_CH_V1 ctg14708, whole genome shotgun sequence includes:
- the LOC132042352 gene encoding TMV resistance protein N-like, which yields MQDDNGQTVIPVFYDVDPSEVRNQRESFAEAFVKHESMCKDDVEGMQKVQGWRTALTAAANLKGYDIRQGIESKNIQQIVEQISSKLCKSASLSSLRDVVGMNVHLEKLKSLFDMETDDVRIVGIWGMGGVGDLDWFGNGSRVVVTTRNRHLIEKDDAIYEVTTLPDHEATQLFNQHAFKKEVPSKCFMKLSFEVVNHAKGLPLALKVWGSFLHKRNINVWRSAIERMKNNSSLEIIDKLKISYDGLSPYNKTYF from the exons ATGCAAGACGATAATGGACAAACTGTCATACCTGTTTTCTATGATGTGGATCCATCAGAAGTTCGAAACCAGAGGGAGAGCTTTGCTGAAGCCTTTGTCAAACATGAATCAATGTGTAAGGATGATGTTGAAGGAATGCAGAAGGTGCAAGGATGGAGGACTGCCCTAACTGCTGCCGCAAATCTAAAAGGATATGACATCCGCCAAGG GATTGAGTCAAAGAATATTCAGCAGATTGTCGAGCAAATTTCTTCCAAATTATGCAAGAGTGCTTCTTTATCTTCTTTGCGAGATGTTGTGGGAATGAATGTTCATTTAGAGAAATTAAAGTCCCTATTTGATATGGAAACTGATGATGTTCGGATTGTGGGGATATGGGGCATGGGAGGTGTTG GTGATCTTGATTGGTTTGGTAATGGCAGTAGAGTTGTTGTAACAACTAGAAACAGACATCTCATAGAGAAGGATGATGCAATCTATGAAGTGACTACACTACCTGATCATGAAGCTACTCAATTGTTCAATCAACATGCTTTCAAAAAAGAAGTTCCAAGTAAGTGTTTTATGAAGCTTTCCTTCGAGGTAGTAAATCATGCTAAAGGCCTTCCTTTAGCCCTCAAAGTGTGGGGTTCTTTCTTACATAAAAGGAATATAAATGTGTGGAGAAGTGCTATAGAGCGTATGAAAAATAACTCTAGTTTAGAAATTATTGACAAGCTCAAAATTAGTTATGATGGACTGAGCCCATACAACAAGACATATTTCTAG